A portion of the Candidatus Pristimantibacillus lignocellulolyticus genome contains these proteins:
- a CDS encoding fibronectin type III domain-containing protein — protein sequence MYTRKNAHRPFGQLISVTLVLALIISMFLSTAPNASAAPLPADKKIIVGYWHNFDNGSGKIRLRDVSPDFDVINVSFAEPTNGPQGGTIGFAPYNATDNEFISDIQYLQSLGKKVIISIGGANGQVQLINDQARTNFVSSMKSIISKYGFNGLDIDFEGHSFYLNPGDSDFRNPTTPVITNVISAVRELHTSFGDDFMLTMAPETFFVQLGYSFYGGSCLSCDNRAGSYLPVIYGLLDILDWLQVQHYNSGPIKGLDGISYPMGNADFHVAMADMMLNGFPVAGNNNQMFPALRSDQVVIGLPANVNAGGGFTGVAEVQKALDYLMKGKSFGGSYQLQNGPHPGMRGLMTWSINWDKFNNFEFSSNHRTYLDQYSGGNGGGDTTAPTIPGNLRSTNVTTNSVSLAWNASTDNVGVTGYTVSFGNSTVNVSGTTATINGLAANTDYTFTVKARDAAGNLSNASNAVTVKTVLPPVDTIAPTVPTNLQVTGKSTSSVNLSWTASTDNVGVTGYTVSYGGTSVNVTGTNATINGLSAGTTYTFTVTAKDAAGNLSAAATVQATTDSSGGNGNTCTEATWNASSVYTGGQRISYNGKVYEAKWWTQGDRPDLSGSSGVWKYISDCSGSGGGNDMTAPTAPSNLQVTNKSTSSVSLSWTASTDATGVTGYTVSYGSTSVNVTGTSATLNNLSAGTTYTFTVTAKDASGNVSAGTSIQAATDSASSGGDATAWVAGISYKTDDEVTYGGSTYICRQNHTSLLGWEPSNVPALWKLK from the coding sequence ATGTACACACGTAAGAACGCACATCGCCCCTTTGGACAACTAATCAGCGTTACACTCGTATTGGCACTCATCATATCCATGTTCTTATCAACAGCTCCAAATGCTTCGGCAGCACCACTCCCAGCCGATAAGAAAATTATCGTTGGATATTGGCATAATTTTGATAACGGATCGGGCAAAATTCGTTTGCGCGATGTATCGCCAGATTTCGACGTGATTAACGTATCGTTTGCGGAGCCGACGAACGGCCCACAGGGAGGAACTATTGGATTCGCACCATATAACGCTACAGATAACGAATTCATCTCGGACATTCAGTATTTGCAAAGCCTTGGCAAGAAGGTCATCATTTCGATCGGCGGTGCGAACGGTCAAGTGCAGTTGATTAATGATCAAGCCCGCACCAATTTCGTCTCATCCATGAAGAGTATTATATCCAAATACGGCTTTAATGGGCTCGATATTGACTTTGAAGGACACTCCTTCTACTTAAACCCAGGAGACAGCGATTTTCGCAATCCCACAACGCCGGTAATCACCAATGTGATTTCTGCAGTTCGAGAGCTTCATACCTCGTTTGGCGATGACTTTATGCTGACGATGGCGCCAGAAACATTTTTTGTTCAACTCGGATATTCATTCTATGGTGGGAGCTGTTTAAGCTGCGACAATCGAGCCGGCTCTTATTTACCCGTCATCTATGGATTATTGGATATTCTAGATTGGTTGCAAGTCCAACACTATAACTCTGGCCCAATTAAAGGTTTAGACGGCATATCCTATCCGATGGGCAATGCCGATTTCCATGTCGCAATGGCTGACATGATGTTGAACGGATTCCCGGTTGCTGGAAATAACAATCAAATGTTCCCGGCACTTCGCTCAGATCAAGTAGTTATTGGTCTACCAGCGAATGTGAATGCTGGCGGAGGTTTTACTGGTGTGGCGGAGGTTCAAAAAGCGTTAGACTACTTAATGAAAGGCAAGTCGTTCGGAGGTTCCTACCAGTTGCAAAATGGTCCTCATCCCGGTATGAGAGGTCTGATGACTTGGTCTATTAACTGGGATAAATTCAACAACTTTGAGTTCTCTAGCAATCATCGGACGTACTTGGATCAATACAGCGGTGGTAATGGTGGCGGAGATACGACAGCACCAACAATTCCTGGCAACCTACGTTCGACGAACGTCACGACAAACAGCGTTAGCCTAGCATGGAATGCTTCGACGGACAATGTGGGCGTAACGGGGTATACGGTGTCGTTCGGTAATTCCACTGTGAACGTCAGCGGCACAACCGCAACGATCAACGGGCTTGCGGCGAACACGGATTATACCTTTACGGTAAAAGCAAGAGATGCGGCAGGCAACCTGTCGAATGCAAGCAATGCCGTGACGGTGAAAACGGTTCTCCCACCTGTAGATACAATTGCACCGACTGTACCAACCAACCTACAAGTAACGGGTAAGTCCACTTCCAGTGTCAACCTGAGCTGGACGGCATCCACGGACAATGTGGGCGTGACCGGTTATACCGTGTCGTATGGTGGCACATCGGTAAACGTAACGGGCACGAACGCAACTATTAATGGTCTGTCTGCCGGCACAACATATACTTTCACGGTAACAGCGAAGGATGCGGCGGGCAACTTATCCGCGGCAGCTACGGTTCAAGCGACGACCGACAGCTCCGGAGGTAACGGCAACACCTGTACGGAAGCTACATGGAATGCAAGCTCGGTTTACACAGGAGGGCAGCGTATCTCCTACAACGGCAAAGTGTATGAAGCTAAGTGGTGGACACAAGGCGATCGCCCTGACTTAAGCGGCTCGTCTGGTGTCTGGAAATATATCAGCGACTGCTCAGGCTCAGGCGGAGGCAATGATATGACGGCTCCGACGGCTCCGAGCAATCTACAAGTAACGAACAAGTCCACTTCGAGCGTTAGCTTGAGCTGGACAGCATCCACGGATGCAACTGGTGTCACCGGCTACACCGTAAGCTACGGTAGCACTTCCGTCAATGTGACGGGAACGAGCGCGACACTTAACAACCTGTCTGCTGGTACAACGTACACTTTTACAGTAACGGCGAAGGATGCGTCGGGCAACGTATCGGCAGGCACTTCGATCCAAGCGGCGACCGACAGCGCCAGTAGCGGCGGTGACGCTACAGCTTGGGTTGCAGGCATCAGCTACAAGACTGACGATGAAGTGACCTACGGCGGTAGCACCTATATCTGCCGACAGAATCATACCTCTCTGCTAGGCTGGGAGCCTTCCAACGTTCCTGCCCTGTGGAAGCTGAAGTAA
- a CDS encoding fibronectin type III domain-containing protein: MSVPMISRIHRLLILLLVLAFLFTTVMVAAPAPQASALSPTNGKIIVGYWHNFDNRSTNIQLRDISLDFDVIQVAFAEPTGGPLSGNMEFTPYNATESEFKTDVAYLQSLGKKVLISIGGANGTVELTTTQAKQNFVTTMKNLISTYGFDGMDIDLEGSSLSLNSGDNDFQNPTTPKIVNLISAVKEIMSGSGSDFILTMAPETAYVQGGYTAYGGPWGAYLPVIYGLRNELDYLHVQHYNSGPLTGLDGKSYSQGTADFQVAMAEMLLAGFPIAGNPNNMFPALRQDQILIGLPASPQAAGGGYTSVANVQKALDYLIKGQSFGGSYVLRNPAGYSDMKGLMTWSINWDKFNNFEFSSNHRTYLDQYSGGNGGGDTTAPTVPGNLRSTGVTTNSVSLAWDASTDAVGVTGYTVSYGNSTVNVSGTTATINGLAANTDYTFTVKARDAAGNLSNASNAVTVKTALPPVDTIAPTVPTNLQVTGKSTSSVNLSWTASTDNVGVTGYTVSYGGTSVNVTGTNATINGLSAGTTYTFTVTAKDAAGNLSAAATVQATTDSSGGNGNTCTDATWNASSVYTGGQRISYNGKVYEAKWWTQGDRPDLSGSSGVWKYISDCSGSGGGNDVTAPTAPSNLQVTNKSTSSVSLSWTASTDATGVTGYTLSYGSTSVNVTGTSATLNGLSAGTTYTFTVTAKDAAGNMSAATSIQAATDSSGGGGGDATAWAAGISYKTDDEVTYGGSTYICRQNHTSLLGWEPSNVPALWKLK; this comes from the coding sequence ATGTCTGTTCCTATGATTTCCCGGATTCATCGCTTATTAATCTTGTTACTGGTCTTGGCATTCCTATTCACTACTGTAATGGTTGCTGCCCCTGCTCCTCAGGCTTCGGCACTATCACCTACCAACGGTAAAATTATTGTAGGTTATTGGCATAACTTCGATAATCGATCCACCAATATTCAATTACGTGATATTTCTTTAGATTTTGATGTCATCCAAGTCGCATTCGCTGAACCGACGGGCGGACCTTTGAGCGGCAACATGGAATTTACGCCTTATAACGCAACGGAGAGTGAATTCAAAACCGATGTTGCTTACCTGCAAAGCCTCGGTAAGAAAGTACTCATCTCGATCGGTGGAGCGAATGGTACGGTTGAATTGACAACGACTCAAGCAAAGCAAAACTTTGTAACGACGATGAAAAACCTGATAAGCACTTATGGCTTTGATGGCATGGATATCGATCTAGAAGGTAGCTCTTTATCCCTAAATAGCGGAGATAATGACTTTCAAAATCCAACCACGCCGAAAATTGTAAATCTGATTTCAGCCGTTAAGGAAATTATGAGCGGCTCCGGTTCGGACTTTATTCTAACAATGGCACCAGAAACAGCCTATGTGCAAGGCGGATACACCGCTTACGGCGGACCATGGGGCGCTTATTTGCCGGTAATTTACGGTCTGCGCAATGAACTTGATTACCTGCACGTCCAACACTATAATTCGGGTCCTTTAACTGGTCTTGATGGCAAGTCTTATTCACAGGGTACGGCAGACTTCCAAGTGGCTATGGCCGAAATGCTTCTCGCAGGTTTTCCGATTGCAGGAAATCCTAACAATATGTTCCCAGCCTTGCGACAAGATCAAATTTTGATCGGTTTGCCAGCTTCTCCGCAAGCGGCGGGTGGCGGATATACGAGCGTGGCAAACGTTCAGAAGGCACTTGATTATTTGATCAAGGGACAATCGTTTGGCGGCAGCTATGTTTTACGTAATCCAGCTGGTTATTCCGATATGAAGGGTCTCATGACTTGGTCTATCAACTGGGATAAATTCAACAACTTTGAGTTCTCTAGCAATCATCGGACGTACTTGGATCAATACAGCGGCGGGAATGGTGGCGGAGATACGACAGCGCCAACAGTACCTGGCAACCTACGTTCGACGGGCGTCACGACAAACAGCGTTAGCCTAGCATGGGATGCTTCGACGGATGCTGTAGGCGTAACGGGGTATACAGTGTCGTACGGCAATTCCACTGTGAACGTCAGCGGCACAACCGCAACGATCAACGGGCTTGCGGCGAACACGGATTATACCTTTACGGTAAAAGCAAGAGATGCGGCAGGCAACCTGTCGAATGCAAGCAATGCCGTGACGGTGAAAACGGCTCTCCCACCTGTAGATACAATTGCACCGACTGTACCAACCAACCTACAAGTAACGGGTAAGTCCACTTCCAGTGTCAACCTGAGCTGGACCGCATCTACGGACAATGTGGGCGTGACCGGTTATACCGTGTCGTATGGTGGCACATCGGTAAACGTAACGGGCACGAACGCAACTATTAATGGTCTGTCTGCCGGCACAACATATACTTTCACGGTAACAGCGAAGGATGCGGCGGGCAACTTATCAGCGGCAGCTACGGTTCAAGCGACGACCGACAGCTCCGGAGGTAACGGCAACACCTGTACGGACGCTACATGGAATGCAAGCTCGGTTTACACAGGAGGGCAGCGTATCTCCTACAACGGCAAAGTGTATGAAGCTAAGTGGTGGACACAAGGCGATCGCCCTGATTTAAGCGGCTCGTCTGGTGTCTGGAAATATATTAGCGACTGCTCTGGCTCAGGAGGAGGCAATGATGTGACGGCTCCGACTGCACCAAGCAATCTACAAGTAACGAACAAGTCCACTTCGAGCGTTAGCTTGAGCTGGACAGCATCCACGGATGCAACTGGTGTCACCGGCTACACGTTAAGCTACGGTAGCACTTCCGTCAATGTGACGGGAACGAGCGCGACACTTAACGGCCTGTCTGCTGGTACAACGTACACTTTTACAGTAACGGCGAAGGATGCGGCAGGCAACATGTCGGCAGCTACTTCGATTCAAGCGGCGACCGACAGCTCCGGTGGTGGCGGTGGTGACGCTACAGCTTGGGCTGCAGGCATCAGCTACAAGACTGACGATGAAGTGACCTACGGCGGCAGCACCTATATTTGCCGACAAAATCATACCTCTCTGCTAGGCTGGGAACCTTCCAACGTTCCTGCCCTGTGGAAGCTGAAATAG